Proteins encoded by one window of Emticicia oligotrophica DSM 17448:
- a CDS encoding sensor histidine kinase: MKNFFYNLLGKIFPKSLSLFTLPKALISFVLSIIISITLLSILILVTYDNLQEMGKRTTDVAHTYQVRFKNKEVIKLLVDAETGQRGYLLTSNEDFLQPYQSSVAVLDSTIINLSSLLNDNKTQLSRIDSIRNLALLRLKAMDTNIQRIQKGQTIDTLKLYLGKYYMSKIRDLSEKIDKDEEEVLRNRSILQKNSDKQMSYYLLSLSGVALAFLGIFFRLLYIELKQRIAFQTALENKLAEVEHTNAELEQFAYITSHDLQEPLRKIRAFGERLYTRQNNELSEEAKNNIQKINQSAIRMQQLINDLLSFSRIANIKDYAFDDIDLNTILSDAKEDFSESILQKKAIIYNQNLPTVKGIRIQLVQLFNNLISNALKYSKSGINPIIEIRYRQVLGKDITQINVGEAQQEKVYHKITFMDNGIGFEEKYREKIFTIFQRLHNKNEYEGTGIGLAICRRILTNHNGYIVAEVKNDYVGAIFHVYLPY, from the coding sequence ATGAAGAATTTTTTCTACAATTTATTGGGCAAAATTTTCCCCAAAAGTCTGTCATTATTTACTCTCCCCAAAGCTCTTATCAGTTTTGTGCTTTCAATTATCATTAGTATTACCCTCTTAAGTATTTTGATTCTAGTGACCTACGATAACTTACAGGAAATGGGAAAACGCACAACCGATGTAGCACATACCTATCAAGTAAGATTTAAAAACAAGGAAGTAATCAAACTCTTAGTTGATGCAGAAACAGGACAAAGAGGGTACTTATTAACCAGCAACGAAGATTTTCTTCAACCATATCAAAGTAGCGTCGCGGTACTTGACTCTACAATTATAAACCTTAGCTCATTATTGAATGATAACAAAACACAATTAAGCCGAATTGATTCCATCCGAAATTTAGCATTACTAAGATTAAAGGCAATGGATACAAATATTCAACGTATTCAGAAAGGTCAAACAATTGATACCCTAAAGCTTTATTTAGGAAAATATTACATGAGTAAAATTAGGGATTTAAGTGAAAAAATAGACAAAGACGAAGAGGAAGTTCTGAGGAATCGAAGTATTCTTCAAAAAAATAGCGATAAACAAATGTCTTATTATTTATTAAGTTTATCGGGAGTAGCCTTGGCATTTTTAGGTATATTCTTTCGCTTATTATACATCGAACTTAAACAACGTATTGCTTTCCAAACAGCTCTAGAAAATAAATTGGCCGAGGTAGAACATACCAATGCCGAACTTGAGCAATTTGCTTATATTACTTCGCATGATTTACAGGAGCCGTTACGTAAAATAAGAGCATTTGGAGAACGTCTGTACACACGCCAAAATAATGAACTCAGTGAGGAAGCTAAAAATAATATTCAAAAAATAAATCAGTCAGCAATACGAATGCAACAGTTAATCAATGATTTACTAAGCTTTTCTAGAATAGCCAACATAAAAGATTATGCCTTCGATGATATTGATTTAAATACTATTTTAAGTGATGCAAAAGAAGATTTTTCGGAATCAATTCTACAAAAAAAAGCCATTATTTATAATCAAAATCTACCAACAGTAAAAGGCATTCGCATACAATTAGTTCAACTATTCAATAATCTCATTTCTAACGCACTCAAATATAGCAAATCGGGTATCAACCCAATCATTGAAATTCGATATCGACAAGTTTTAGGCAAGGATATCACCCAAATAAATGTGGGCGAAGCACAGCAAGAAAAAGTTTATCATAAAATTACGTTTATGGATAATGGCATTGGCTTCGAGGAAAAGTATCGCGAAAAGATTTTTACTATTTTCCAGCGTTTGCACAATAAAAACGAATACGAAGGAACGGGAATTGGCTTAGCAATTTGTCGTAGAATTTTAACTAATCATAATGGATATATAGTGGCAGAAGTAAAAAACGATTATGTAGGTGCAATATTTCATGTATATTTGCCCTATTAA
- a CDS encoding TonB-dependent receptor — protein MQKKNLLILFLLFSLLETAFAQKSHTISGFIREKGSKEQLIGVNIYIPNSNIGTTSNTYGFYSLTIPARDSLTLVFSFVGYHQVIKKLCFRKDIEQNIELESANQLAEVTVSAKRQEDRVSDSPQMSVIELPINQIKKIPTLLGEKDVLKVLQLMPGVQKGSEGQAGIYVRGGGPDQNLIILDDAVVYNANHLFGFFSTFNGDALKSVELTKAGFPARFGGRLSSVIELNMKDGNKEKLEGEGGIGLISSRLVLDGPIRLKKNAPAKASFLVSGRRTYLDAITRPILAARQAGSDETQTGGYFFQDFNAKLNYEISNKDKVYLSGYFGKDKFNAIGKTPTSSNEGGINWGNYTTTFRWNHLFSQKLFSNTSLILSNYQFNIEAKESSINTTTNVTRNYQLAYQSGIRDYSFKYDFDFFPNQFHAIKFGLQSIFHRFTPSAIILRDTQRQLSENRATPINTIESGVYIEDVWQPISKLKFNVGLRISHYKTDSTYYLRPEPRVAMAYKINKDLALKASFAQMNQYIHLLSNTGLGLPTDLWVPATNRIAPQNSKQWAIGLAQDLDKQGLTLTLESYYKRMDNIVSYKEGASFLSLNSPNGAAQEDWQSKIIDGNGYSYGVEFLVQKKVGRFSGWVGYTWSKTRWKFAELNFGQAFYPRYDRRHDASVVGIYELSKRITLSATWVYGTGNALTIPVAEYVGYYSTVSQNNGTINWRSFRVNEYGEKNSFRAEPYHRLDVGLQFHKKMRRHERTWDFSFYNVYNRKNPFFYIVGSNLQNNSLFGGIPTRGEGEKLVLKRYSLFPFIPSFSYNFKF, from the coding sequence ATGCAGAAAAAAAATTTACTAATTCTATTTTTACTTTTTTCATTACTTGAAACGGCATTTGCTCAGAAAAGTCACACCATTAGTGGTTTTATTCGAGAAAAAGGTAGTAAAGAGCAGTTGATTGGAGTAAATATTTATATTCCCAATTCAAATATTGGCACTACCTCCAACACTTATGGTTTCTACTCACTTACTATCCCTGCCCGCGATTCACTCACCTTAGTTTTTTCGTTTGTGGGTTATCACCAGGTTATCAAAAAATTATGTTTTCGAAAAGATATTGAACAAAATATTGAACTCGAATCAGCCAATCAACTCGCTGAAGTCACAGTTTCGGCCAAACGCCAAGAAGACCGTGTAAGTGATAGCCCGCAAATGAGTGTGATTGAATTGCCCATTAATCAAATAAAAAAAATTCCGACACTACTCGGAGAAAAAGATGTTTTAAAGGTTTTGCAACTCATGCCCGGCGTGCAAAAAGGTTCAGAGGGTCAAGCAGGTATTTATGTTCGTGGGGGTGGCCCCGACCAAAATCTTATTATTCTTGATGATGCAGTGGTTTATAATGCGAATCACCTTTTTGGATTTTTCTCGACTTTCAATGGCGATGCACTCAAAAGCGTTGAACTTACGAAGGCGGGCTTTCCTGCTCGATTTGGCGGAAGGCTTTCATCGGTCATTGAACTCAATATGAAAGATGGCAATAAAGAAAAACTAGAAGGTGAAGGAGGAATTGGCTTAATTTCTTCCAGATTAGTGCTCGATGGCCCTATTCGATTGAAAAAAAATGCTCCTGCAAAAGCTTCGTTTTTGGTTTCTGGGCGTCGAACCTACTTAGATGCTATTACCCGTCCGATTTTAGCGGCTCGTCAAGCTGGAAGCGATGAAACACAAACAGGCGGTTATTTTTTTCAAGATTTCAATGCCAAACTCAACTACGAAATTAGCAACAAAGACAAAGTATATTTAAGCGGATATTTCGGAAAAGATAAATTCAATGCCATTGGAAAAACGCCTACTAGCTCAAATGAAGGAGGAATAAATTGGGGTAACTATACCACTACATTCAGATGGAATCATCTCTTCAGTCAGAAACTTTTTAGCAATACTTCCTTGATTTTAAGTAATTATCAATTCAATATTGAGGCTAAAGAATCAAGTATTAATACAACTACAAATGTCACACGGAATTATCAGTTAGCATACCAATCGGGTATTCGGGATTATTCCTTTAAATACGATTTCGACTTTTTCCCGAACCAATTTCACGCCATTAAATTTGGTTTACAATCAATTTTCCACCGATTTACACCAAGTGCAATTATCTTAAGAGATACTCAACGACAACTAAGCGAAAACAGAGCAACGCCTATCAATACAATTGAGTCGGGAGTGTATATTGAAGATGTTTGGCAACCTATTAGTAAACTAAAATTCAATGTAGGGCTAAGAATTAGCCATTACAAAACCGATTCAACTTACTATCTCCGACCTGAGCCACGGGTGGCAATGGCCTATAAAATCAATAAAGATTTGGCTCTAAAGGCATCATTCGCCCAAATGAACCAATACATTCATTTGCTTTCAAATACAGGCCTTGGTTTACCAACCGATTTGTGGGTGCCCGCCACCAATCGAATTGCTCCACAAAACTCCAAACAATGGGCAATCGGCCTTGCACAAGACCTTGATAAACAAGGCTTAACACTTACGCTTGAGAGCTATTATAAACGAATGGATAACATTGTGAGCTACAAGGAAGGAGCCAGTTTTCTGAGTTTAAATTCGCCAAATGGGGCCGCACAGGAAGATTGGCAATCAAAAATTATTGATGGAAATGGTTATTCTTATGGTGTTGAGTTTTTGGTACAAAAAAAGGTTGGTCGTTTTTCGGGTTGGGTTGGATACACTTGGTCGAAAACACGTTGGAAATTTGCAGAACTAAATTTTGGACAAGCATTTTACCCAAGATATGACCGCCGACACGATGCTTCGGTAGTAGGGATTTATGAACTTAGTAAAAGAATTACATTGTCGGCCACGTGGGTTTATGGTACGGGCAATGCCCTTACGATTCCGGTGGCTGAATATGTTGGTTATTATTCTACGGTTTCTCAAAACAATGGCACAATCAACTGGCGTTCTTTTCGGGTAAATGAATATGGCGAAAAAAATAGTTTTCGAGCAGAGCCTTATCACCGTTTAGATGTAGGCTTACAATTTCACAAGAAAATGCGTCGCCACGAAAGAACTTGGGACTTTAGTTTTTATAATGTATATAATCGAAAGAATCCATTCTTTTACATAGTTGGCTCGAACCTCCAAAACAACAGTCTTTTCGGTGGTATTCCTACTAGAGGTGAAGGAGAAAAATTGGTACTCAAACGCTATTCGCTTTTTCCTTTTATCCCATCATTTAGTTATAATTTCAAATTCTGA
- a CDS encoding sigma-54-dependent transcriptional regulator, translating into MAQRILIIDDDTDICLLLRRFLSKNGYDVAIAHDGTSGLGTLETFTPDLVLTDFRLGDMDGATILLKIKEKLPHVPVLIITGYSDIKIAINVMKQGAYDYITKPLFPDEILLTIKKALSQPVHYVHIAESAASSVESPTKTKKEKKGDYIFGEGPESMHLYKQVDLVAPTNYSVLIYGESGSGKEAIALEIHKRSKRASGPFVAMDCGAISKDLAASELFGHEKGAFTGALNQKIGHFEMADGGTLFLDEVGNLPYDIQVSLLRVVQERKVRRLGGNKEMAVDVRLIVASNERLIEAARKGKFREDLYYRFNEFSIDVPPIRERKEDLLNFAQFFLEKTNEELGKNVKGFSQEVMKAFQQYPWPGNLREMRNVIRRATLLSESDIIEISTLPFELINHNRLLFDESQLTNSSAPMQEQPRYQTPVQPVVSVPNKQSLPTKIDLKSTALDAEYEIILTVLKQVKFNKTKAAEVLGIDRKTLYNKMKQINLNN; encoded by the coding sequence ATGGCACAACGCATCTTAATTATTGACGACGACACCGATATTTGCTTACTATTACGCCGATTTCTTAGTAAAAATGGTTATGATGTGGCAATCGCTCACGATGGTACTTCTGGATTGGGTACTTTAGAAACTTTTACTCCAGATTTGGTTTTGACTGATTTTAGGTTGGGCGATATGGATGGTGCTACTATTTTATTGAAAATTAAAGAAAAGCTACCACATGTTCCAGTACTTATCATAACTGGGTATTCAGATATTAAAATCGCCATAAATGTCATGAAGCAAGGGGCCTATGATTATATTACAAAGCCTCTTTTTCCCGACGAAATCTTACTTACTATCAAAAAGGCACTTAGTCAGCCCGTGCATTATGTACATATAGCAGAGTCTGCTGCCAGTTCAGTTGAAAGTCCTACGAAGACAAAAAAAGAAAAAAAAGGTGATTATATTTTTGGAGAAGGACCAGAATCTATGCACTTATATAAGCAAGTAGATTTAGTTGCTCCAACTAATTATAGTGTTTTGATTTATGGCGAAAGTGGTTCAGGAAAAGAGGCGATTGCCCTTGAAATACACAAACGTAGCAAACGTGCCTCTGGGCCATTTGTGGCAATGGATTGTGGGGCAATTTCAAAAGATTTAGCGGCAAGCGAACTTTTTGGGCATGAAAAAGGAGCGTTTACTGGTGCTTTAAATCAAAAGATTGGGCACTTTGAAATGGCTGATGGAGGTACACTTTTTTTAGATGAGGTGGGTAATCTACCTTACGATATTCAGGTGTCGTTATTGCGTGTTGTGCAAGAACGAAAAGTACGCCGTTTAGGTGGAAATAAGGAGATGGCAGTAGATGTTCGTTTAATTGTAGCTTCAAATGAACGTCTAATTGAGGCAGCAAGGAAAGGTAAGTTTCGAGAAGATTTATACTACCGATTCAACGAATTTAGTATTGATGTGCCGCCAATTAGAGAACGAAAAGAAGATTTACTCAATTTCGCTCAATTCTTTTTAGAAAAAACTAATGAAGAACTTGGTAAAAATGTCAAGGGTTTTTCACAGGAAGTCATGAAAGCTTTTCAGCAATACCCTTGGCCAGGGAACTTACGTGAAATGCGAAACGTCATCCGCCGTGCAACTTTGCTTTCAGAATCAGATATCATAGAAATAAGTACCTTGCCTTTTGAACTAATTAATCATAATCGTCTGCTTTTTGACGAATCTCAGCTTACGAATAGTAGTGCTCCTATGCAAGAGCAGCCACGTTATCAAACGCCCGTTCAGCCTGTAGTGAGTGTCCCGAATAAACAATCATTACCTACAAAAATAGATTTAAAATCAACAGCTCTTGATGCAGAATATGAAATCATTCTAACTGTTTTGAAACAAGTAAAATTCAATAAAACCAAAGCCGCTGAAGTGTTAGGTATTGACCGCAAGACACTTTACAATAAAATGAAACAAATAAACCTCAACAACTAA
- a CDS encoding DUF4249 domain-containing protein, producing MKNILLKFILVLSSLHFWACETIVDDIPLSRFPEIKEKLVMNSFISPQDTVIYVRLTLSSPLFGAYKPLVFNNFNTSDTTTQNIDALVADATVTISNGNQTATIPYNKTNYLYALPTTIFKIEAGKTYTLKAITKNHRVEASTTIPLQKVPIESFETNPTSRLANFQSAQLGPQTDTVKGVEFVFRWKDLPNQKNYYKIGGYLDYYYEVPTIRSNRLTYLTRRSITVANLSDQRAYFNDANEDGSLMVTLKSAVYRSLGLSAISFNGKTYRNRPSPLGAKLILELGNLSKEFYDYHTTLFRSNDVEDNPFAEAVPVYTNVKNGLGCFAGYNRTQLFITLE from the coding sequence ATGAAAAATATATTACTTAAATTTATCCTCGTACTATCAAGCTTACACTTTTGGGCTTGTGAAACCATTGTTGATGATATTCCACTAAGTCGATTCCCAGAGATAAAAGAAAAATTAGTTATGAACTCTTTTATTTCGCCCCAAGATACAGTTATTTATGTTCGACTAACACTATCTTCTCCCCTATTTGGAGCATATAAGCCTCTGGTTTTCAATAACTTTAATACTTCAGATACAACTACCCAAAATATAGATGCTTTAGTTGCTGATGCTACTGTCACGATTAGTAATGGCAATCAAACTGCCACAATTCCTTATAATAAAACTAATTATTTATACGCTCTACCTACTACTATTTTCAAAATTGAAGCGGGTAAAACCTATACGCTTAAAGCCATCACTAAAAACCATCGAGTAGAAGCAAGCACCACCATTCCACTACAGAAAGTACCAATTGAATCATTCGAAACTAATCCAACTTCTCGACTAGCCAACTTTCAATCGGCACAGTTAGGCCCACAAACCGATACAGTAAAGGGTGTAGAATTTGTATTTCGCTGGAAAGATTTACCTAATCAAAAAAACTACTATAAAATTGGGGGGTATTTAGATTACTATTATGAAGTACCTACTATTCGGAGTAATCGGCTTACTTATCTAACCCGTAGAAGTATTACAGTAGCTAATCTATCTGACCAGCGAGCATATTTCAATGACGCTAATGAAGATGGTAGTCTGATGGTAACCTTAAAAAGTGCAGTTTATAGAAGTTTAGGGCTTTCAGCTATTTCTTTCAATGGCAAAACCTACCGTAATAGGCCTTCTCCTTTAGGTGCAAAACTAATACTCGAATTAGGCAACCTCAGCAAAGAATTTTATGATTACCACACAACACTATTTAGGTCGAATGATGTAGAAGATAATCCATTTGCGGAAGCCGTACCAGTTTATACCAACGTAAAAAATGGTTTGGGGTGTTTTGCGGGTTATAATCGTACGCAGTTATTTATCACATTAGAGTAA
- a CDS encoding response regulator: MNRNASILICDDDEDDLYLVKSILNDTKFGKQTIYLNNGADLLEYLHSHTKETSIGLILLDLNMPKVDGREILKIIKTNPEFRKIPVIILTTSNSPQDIDKCYELGANCYMTKPSSYEGLDDAIKTLSKFWLELSHLPIKK; this comes from the coding sequence ATGAATCGAAACGCCTCTATTTTAATCTGTGATGATGACGAAGACGACTTGTACCTAGTCAAGTCAATACTAAATGATACAAAATTCGGTAAGCAAACCATTTATCTTAATAATGGTGCCGATTTGCTTGAATACCTACACAGCCATACAAAAGAAACTTCTATTGGCTTGATTTTACTTGACTTAAACATGCCCAAAGTTGATGGAAGAGAAATACTAAAAATAATTAAAACGAATCCTGAGTTTAGAAAAATTCCAGTAATAATCCTAACGACCTCAAACTCTCCTCAAGATATTGATAAATGCTATGAATTGGGAGCAAACTGTTATATGACCAAACCTTCATCTTACGAAGGATTGGATGATGCTATTAAAACCCTCAGCAAATTTTGGTTAGAACTAAGTCATTTACCCATAAAAAAATAA
- the rpoN gene encoding RNA polymerase factor sigma-54 codes for MLNLVQSHKQTLKISPTQIQLLNFFQLNALELEQYIKNELEENPVLEEGSQADEYLEDNLLNNTEDRTQDYMDWDEFSDDNIPDYRTRVSNYSEDESFLIPILTESVSWRDEVKEQFYLFIETDRQRFLADYIVDSLTDEGYLQVELDALTDDVSFSSGTFVDESEVAYLVDILRKIQPLGLGTKGLQECLLVQLERNTHPIAAIAQIIVKEHFEELATHNYDKLKKVCAFSSDEIKEAVALIASLNPQPVVGGQVNSSLLVKDNVIPDYIVMVEGESVDVSLNSRGIPALSINKSYTDSLVGGSKEVNSYLNAKINAANWLIEAIQQRENTMLKTIKAIVKIQRDFFSTGNIRLLKPMILQDIAEQIKMDISTVSRVTSGKYAQTPFGIIHLKDIFTEGVKTHDGEEVSNRQIQLVLEELILNEDKNKPFNDFQLTELLSKRGYQIARRTVAKYREILGILPANLRRVL; via the coding sequence ATGCTTAATTTAGTCCAATCACACAAACAGACACTCAAGATTTCACCCACACAGATTCAATTACTGAATTTTTTTCAATTGAATGCCCTCGAACTTGAGCAGTACATAAAAAATGAATTGGAGGAAAACCCTGTATTAGAAGAAGGAAGTCAAGCTGATGAATACCTAGAAGATAATTTACTGAATAATACAGAAGACCGTACACAAGATTACATGGATTGGGATGAGTTTAGTGATGATAACATACCCGATTATCGTACGCGTGTTAGTAATTATTCAGAAGATGAAAGTTTCCTTATACCAATACTTACCGAAAGCGTTAGTTGGAGAGATGAGGTGAAAGAACAATTTTATTTATTTATTGAAACCGACCGCCAACGTTTTTTAGCTGACTATATTGTTGATTCACTAACCGATGAGGGCTATTTACAAGTTGAACTTGATGCCTTGACAGACGATGTATCGTTTTCGAGCGGGACTTTTGTTGATGAGTCAGAAGTAGCCTATTTAGTAGATATTTTGCGTAAAATACAGCCTTTAGGCTTAGGAACTAAGGGCTTGCAGGAGTGCTTATTAGTACAGTTAGAAAGAAATACACATCCAATTGCCGCTATTGCACAAATAATTGTGAAGGAACACTTCGAAGAATTGGCCACGCACAATTATGATAAACTGAAAAAGGTTTGTGCGTTTAGCTCCGATGAAATCAAAGAAGCGGTTGCTCTAATTGCTAGCCTAAATCCACAACCAGTAGTAGGTGGGCAGGTAAATTCTTCGTTGTTGGTTAAAGACAATGTAATTCCTGATTATATTGTAATGGTTGAAGGCGAAAGTGTCGATGTATCATTAAATAGCCGAGGTATTCCAGCATTGAGTATTAATAAATCTTACACTGATTCTTTGGTAGGTGGCTCAAAGGAGGTCAATAGCTACTTAAATGCTAAAATTAATGCCGCAAATTGGCTTATTGAAGCAATTCAGCAAAGAGAAAATACTATGTTGAAAACAATCAAAGCAATCGTGAAAATTCAACGAGATTTCTTTTCTACTGGAAATATTCGCTTGCTTAAACCAATGATTTTGCAGGATATTGCTGAGCAAATAAAAATGGATATTTCAACTGTTTCGAGAGTAACAAGTGGCAAATACGCCCAAACACCATTTGGAATTATTCATCTGAAAGATATATTTACAGAGGGGGTAAAAACGCATGATGGTGAAGAGGTTTCAAACCGACAGATTCAGTTGGTTTTAGAGGAACTTATTTTGAATGAAGATAAAAATAAACCGTTCAATGATTTTCAACTAACAGAGTTGTTATCAAAGCGTGGTTACCAAATTGCTCGCCGAACAGTTGCAAAATACCGTGAAATTTTGGGTATTTTACCAGCAAACTTACGTCGAGTATTGTAA
- a CDS encoding response regulator, whose translation MNKDGIKKHYPKALIIDDELDTCLLLGMLLKKFGIPSLKVHSLAEGYEMITTEKPELIFLDNNLPDGTGIERITSFRKQLPNSKLVMITAISSLREQALTLGVDGFIEKPLDIKKIENVLR comes from the coding sequence ATGAACAAGGATGGCATTAAAAAACACTATCCGAAGGCCTTGATTATAGATGATGAATTAGACACTTGTCTGCTGCTTGGAATGCTTCTTAAAAAATTTGGTATTCCTTCCTTAAAAGTACATTCATTGGCCGAAGGGTATGAAATGATAACTACAGAAAAACCAGAGTTGATTTTTTTGGATAATAATCTACCTGATGGAACTGGCATTGAACGAATTACCTCATTTAGGAAACAGTTACCAAATTCAAAATTGGTAATGATTACAGCTATTAGTTCGCTTCGAGAGCAAGCTTTAACATTAGGTGTCGATGGTTTTATCGAAAAACCGTTAGATATTAAGAAAATAGAGAATGTATTAAGGTAA